A window of the Pseudomonadota bacterium genome harbors these coding sequences:
- a CDS encoding TonB-dependent receptor yields MILTASLLSAVGAHAHEEEVDEEVVVTGRSTSLIGVASSASQGFIGQDDLAARPTLRVGELLEAIPGAAVTQHSGPGKANQYFLRGFNLDHGTDFAGFVDGIPLNLPTHGHGQGYLDLNPIIPELVQTVDFGKGPYYADIGDFSSAGYARYNLKDSLAAPVIEATVGEFGFYRAVLAGSKQFAGDANILGALELEQYDGPWELDNDAQKLNAFARISGHVGDTFLSLSGSVYAADWNSTDQVPARAIEQGLISPLGNIDPTLGGESERYSLNFEFAGDPPNGGGFRGNAYAVASDFELFSNFTYFLDDPENGDQITQRDRRLIVGGNFEYEFTNELFGRPWTTRVGTQLRHDEIYDVALLRSQARNPISTVREDEGSQTNIGVYADTTIELTPWMRTTLGLRANQYWFDIDESNIAANVGDESDGLVQPKATLVFGPFRETEIYLNAGEAFHSNDARGTVTRIDPASGEPADPVTPLVQSRGAEIGVRTAIIPGLQSTLAVWWLELDSELLFVGDAGTTEPSGSSRRVGVEWSNFYRINEFLTFDADIAFTDSEFDNGDEIPGSVGRVITSGFSFDLPSGPFGGIYFRHFGDSPLTEDGSVMADSTSVVNLRAGYRRQRFEVAVDAFNLFDSNDPDISYFFASCLPTDPQAVCGVGSSGEGVEDVHIHQVEPRQLRATFTLRF; encoded by the coding sequence GTGATACTCACCGCTTCCCTGTTGAGCGCCGTCGGCGCCCACGCCCACGAAGAGGAAGTGGACGAAGAGGTGGTCGTCACCGGCCGCTCCACGAGCCTGATCGGCGTCGCCTCATCGGCGTCCCAGGGATTCATCGGCCAGGACGACCTCGCGGCGCGCCCCACCCTGCGCGTGGGTGAGCTGCTCGAAGCGATTCCCGGCGCCGCCGTGACCCAACACTCCGGGCCCGGCAAGGCAAACCAGTACTTCCTGCGCGGCTTCAACCTCGACCACGGCACGGACTTTGCGGGCTTCGTCGACGGTATTCCGCTCAACCTGCCCACCCATGGCCACGGTCAGGGTTACCTCGACCTCAACCCGATCATCCCCGAGCTGGTGCAGACGGTCGATTTCGGCAAGGGCCCTTACTACGCGGACATCGGCGACTTCTCGTCCGCCGGCTACGCGCGCTACAACCTGAAGGACTCCCTGGCGGCGCCTGTCATCGAAGCCACCGTGGGCGAGTTCGGCTTCTACCGCGCGGTGCTCGCCGGCTCGAAGCAGTTTGCTGGCGATGCCAACATCCTCGGCGCGCTGGAGCTGGAGCAGTACGACGGCCCCTGGGAGCTCGACAACGACGCCCAGAAGCTCAACGCCTTTGCGCGCATCTCCGGCCACGTCGGCGACACCTTCCTGTCCCTGTCCGGATCCGTCTACGCGGCCGACTGGAACTCCACGGATCAGGTGCCCGCGCGCGCCATCGAGCAGGGCCTGATCAGCCCCTTAGGTAACATCGATCCCACCCTCGGCGGTGAGAGCGAGCGCTACAGCCTCAACTTCGAGTTTGCCGGTGATCCGCCTAATGGAGGCGGCTTCCGCGGCAACGCCTACGCCGTCGCCTCGGACTTCGAGCTGTTCTCGAATTTCACCTACTTCCTCGACGATCCCGAGAACGGCGATCAGATCACCCAGCGCGATCGTCGCCTGATCGTGGGCGGTAACTTCGAGTACGAGTTCACCAACGAGCTGTTCGGCCGCCCGTGGACCACCCGCGTGGGCACGCAGCTGCGCCACGATGAGATCTACGACGTCGCGCTGCTGCGCAGCCAGGCCCGTAACCCGATCTCCACCGTGCGTGAGGACGAGGGCAGCCAGACCAACATCGGCGTCTACGCCGACACCACCATCGAGCTCACGCCCTGGATGCGCACGACCTTGGGTCTGCGCGCCAACCAGTACTGGTTCGACATCGACGAGAGCAACATCGCCGCCAACGTGGGCGATGAGAGCGACGGCCTCGTGCAGCCCAAGGCCACCCTCGTGTTCGGCCCCTTCCGTGAGACGGAGATCTACCTGAACGCCGGCGAGGCCTTCCACAGCAACGACGCCCGCGGCACGGTCACGCGCATCGATCCGGCCAGCGGCGAGCCCGCCGATCCGGTCACGCCGCTGGTGCAGTCGCGCGGCGCGGAGATCGGTGTGCGCACGGCGATCATCCCCGGCCTGCAATCCACCCTTGCCGTCTGGTGGCTGGAGCTCGATTCGGAGCTGTTGTTCGTCGGTGATGCCGGCACCACCGAGCCGAGCGGGTCCTCCCGTCGCGTCGGTGTGGAGTGGAGCAACTTCTACCGCATCAACGAGTTCCTCACCTTCGACGCGGACATCGCCTTCACGGACTCGGAGTTCGACAACGGCGATGAGATCCCGGGCTCGGTCGGTCGGGTGATCACCAGTGGCTTCAGCTTCGATCTGCCGAGCGGCCCCTTCGGCGGTATCTACTTCCGCCACTTCGGCGACAGCCCCCTGACCGAAGACGGCAGTGTGATGGCGGATTCCACCTCGGTGGTTAACCTGCGTGCCGGCTACCGTCGCCAGCGCTTCGAAGTGGCCGTCGATGCCTTCAACCTCTTCGACTCCAACGATCCGGACATCTCCTACTTCTTCGCCTCCTGCCTGCCCACGGACCCGCAAGCGGTCTGCGGCGTGGGCAGCAGTGGTGAGGGCGTGGAAGACGTGCACATTCACCAGGTGGAGCCGCGCCAGCTAAGGGCAACGTTCACCTTGCGGTTCTGA
- a CDS encoding aminotransferase class V-fold PLP-dependent enzyme, whose amino-acid sequence MSEFPLARVRRDTRGLEHSCHFNNAGASLMPARVVDRLTDWLRDEERRGGYEVEATRRHELEDFYLAAAELLNCRTEEVAYVENATRGWNMAFYGLALGSGDTVLAPLSEYGSNVIALQHQAARRGFAVEFMADDEAGVVDLGWLERRLGDRSRPVKLIALSHVPTGNGLVNPAAEVGALARAHDVPYLLDACQSLGQMPVDVQALGCDMLSGTGRKYLRGPRGTGLLYVRREFLDRLDPPFLDQHAAVLTSPERFTMRDDARRFECWERYCAGQAGLAVAMRYACDLGLPAIYSRVQELAEALRSALGTVPGVDVVDGGHERCGIVTFTVAGREAEAIKAGLGKCGVNVSVASGSGNLVWFERRGLTAVVRASVHYFNTPSEIERLIASLHPLC is encoded by the coding sequence GTGAGCGAATTCCCCCTGGCGCGCGTGCGCCGCGATACGCGCGGGCTGGAGCACAGCTGCCACTTCAACAACGCCGGTGCGTCGCTGATGCCCGCGCGAGTGGTGGATCGCCTTACGGATTGGCTGCGCGACGAAGAGCGGCGCGGTGGCTACGAGGTGGAGGCCACGCGGCGCCACGAGCTCGAAGACTTCTACCTGGCCGCCGCGGAGCTGCTGAACTGCCGGACGGAGGAGGTCGCCTACGTGGAAAACGCGACCCGCGGGTGGAACATGGCCTTCTACGGTCTGGCCTTAGGATCGGGCGATACGGTGCTGGCGCCGCTCAGCGAGTACGGCTCCAACGTGATCGCGCTCCAGCACCAGGCCGCGCGTCGAGGCTTTGCCGTCGAGTTCATGGCCGATGACGAGGCTGGGGTGGTGGATCTGGGTTGGTTGGAGCGTCGCCTGGGCGATCGCAGCCGACCGGTGAAGCTGATCGCCCTGAGTCACGTGCCCACGGGCAACGGCCTAGTGAACCCGGCGGCTGAGGTGGGCGCCCTGGCGCGTGCCCACGACGTGCCCTACCTCCTCGATGCCTGCCAGTCCCTCGGCCAGATGCCGGTGGATGTGCAAGCGCTCGGCTGCGACATGCTCTCCGGCACCGGGCGGAAGTACCTGCGCGGTCCGCGGGGCACGGGCCTGCTCTATGTACGGCGCGAGTTCCTGGATCGCCTGGACCCGCCCTTTCTCGACCAGCATGCCGCCGTTCTGACCTCGCCGGAGCGGTTCACGATGCGCGACGACGCGCGCCGCTTCGAATGCTGGGAGCGCTACTGCGCCGGCCAGGCCGGCCTCGCCGTGGCCATGCGCTACGCCTGTGACCTCGGCCTGCCCGCGATCTATTCGCGGGTGCAGGAACTCGCCGAGGCTCTGCGCAGCGCCTTGGGCACCGTCCCTGGGGTGGACGTGGTGGACGGTGGTCATGAGCGCTGCGGCATCGTCACCTTCACCGTCGCGGGGCGCGAGGCGGAGGCGATCAAGGCGGGCCTGGGCAAGTGCGGGGTCAACGTGTCCGTCGCGAGCGGGTCCGGCAACCTGGTGTGGTTCGAGCGCCGGGGTCTCACGGCGGTGGTGCGAGCGTCCGTGCATTATTTCAATACGCCCTCGGAAATCGAGCGTCTCATCGCGTCCCTGCATCCCCTCTGTTAA
- a CDS encoding EamA family transporter: protein MSDLFLYLSSVLIWGSTWFAIEFQLGEVSPAVSLVYRYVLAAAVLFAWCWWRGLPMAFGWRAHRVFLLLGLLLFGLNYAAAYQAQFHISSALNAILFSMLLWMNIINARLIFGTHIEARVWWGAVLGLAGVVVLFWPELATTGFSGSVMLGVMYSLLGATIASFGNMAAQWGSRQSLPVVQSNAWGMAYGALGQLLFALLRGDEFTFDTSPAYVISLVYLAVFGSVIAFGTYLTLLGRIGAHRAGYVVVMFPIVALILSALFEGLAVTPWLLAGVSLALLGNVVILRRPASPPTPSQEKTA, encoded by the coding sequence GTGAGCGACCTCTTCCTCTACCTATCATCGGTATTGATCTGGGGGTCGACCTGGTTCGCCATCGAGTTTCAGCTCGGTGAGGTGAGTCCGGCGGTGTCGCTGGTCTACCGCTACGTGCTGGCCGCGGCCGTGCTCTTCGCCTGGTGCTGGTGGCGTGGCCTGCCGATGGCCTTCGGGTGGCGCGCCCATCGCGTGTTCCTGCTCCTCGGTCTGCTCCTGTTCGGTCTTAACTACGCAGCGGCCTACCAGGCGCAGTTCCATATCAGCTCCGCTCTGAATGCCATCCTGTTCTCCATGCTTCTGTGGATGAACATCATCAACGCACGCCTCATCTTCGGCACCCACATCGAGGCCAGGGTGTGGTGGGGTGCGGTCTTGGGGCTGGCGGGCGTCGTGGTGCTGTTCTGGCCGGAGCTGGCGACCACGGGTTTCAGCGGCAGCGTCATGCTCGGGGTCATGTACTCGCTGCTCGGGGCGACGATCGCCTCCTTCGGCAACATGGCGGCCCAGTGGGGATCTCGCCAGTCGCTGCCGGTCGTGCAGAGCAACGCCTGGGGTATGGCCTATGGCGCCCTGGGCCAACTCCTGTTCGCCCTCCTGCGCGGGGATGAATTCACCTTCGATACCTCCCCCGCCTACGTGATCTCATTGGTGTACCTGGCGGTGTTCGGCTCAGTCATCGCCTTCGGCACCTACCTCACCCTGCTCGGCCGCATCGGCGCCCATCGGGCCGGGTACGTGGTGGTCATGTTCCCGATCGTGGCCCTGATCTTGTCGGCGCTGTTCGAGGGCCTCGCGGTGACGCCTTGGCTGCTGGCGGGGGTGTCACTGGCCCTCCTCGGCAACGTGGTGATTCTGCGGCGTCCGGCGTCGCCACCCACCCCTTCGCAGGAGAAGACGGCGTGA
- the uvrA gene encoding excinuclease ABC subunit UvrA gives MTQDAILVRGARQNNLKGVDIDLPLGQLIVVTGVSGSGKSSLAFDTVYSEGQRRYVETFSPYARQFLDRMDKPRAERIEGIPPAIAIDQTNPVRTSRSTVGTMTELNDHLKLLFARMAKLYCEGCARPVRKDDPVQAAGELIETYADARAIVGFHVRVPENFTQEEVEALLKAQGYTRYAAVGDDRLEVIQDRLRLRADNRGRLVEALEAALRRGSRRAFVRLLDDDGEAADTAHYSDQFHCAHCDLDYETPIPNTFSFNSPIGACDSCRGFGRTMGIDYTLVIPNESLSLAEGAIKPWTSKSYRECQRDLAKHAKRVGLNMRTPWRDLTDAEREWVIEGDGDWDGGHWYGVRRFFDWLEGRAYRMHVRVMLSRYRSYDTCQSCGGARLKRTALAWRLGTREQADAVLPPAERFQPVDSDELDLPLLPREQREQLPGLCVHDLMQLSLDDLGAFFEAMAGEADDAMELLYEEIRSRLKFLGDVGLGYLSLDRQSRTLSGGEVQRINLTTALGTSLVNALFVLDEPSIGLHARDVDRLVQVLHRLRDAGNTLLVVEHDPDVIRAADRIIDIGPGPGERGGTVVFEGTPTQLLRSTRSATAPHLRGEPPDTTPYAPGLRREDLEDLRIVGAGEHNLRGVDVSLPLGRLVCVTGVSGSGKSTLIHDVLYRALSKHFGRATELPGAHEAIEGAQQLRDVVLVDQSPIGKTTRSNPASYVGALDGIRKLFAATPLAQAREYTAGTFSFNAGDGRCPECGGNGFEHVEMQFLSDVYLRCATCDGKRYREDVLEVRWSREDDDDDASWNIADVLELTAEDALTVFAAQPDVQRALAPLVDVGLGYVRLGQPVPTLSGGEAQRLKLAGHLAEAAKRRRSRKRVGDGLTTLYLFDEPTTGLHFEDVSVLLRAFAALVEDGGSLVVIEHNLDVINAADWLVDLGPEGGSAGGEVVFAGTPAAVRKARDSHTGTSLRNADAALRAAAKAKRSPAAARKAPARAKRAQAIGIRNAREHNLKGVNVEVPRDRFTVITGVSGSGKSTVAFDILFGEGQRRYLESLNAYARQFVQPSTRPDVDAIHGIPPTVAIEQRTSRGGFKSTVATMTELYHFLRLLFVKLGTAHCPDCGLAIEPQTLDAVLGQVLSRYRSQEVSVLAPLVVARKGYYTDLAKWASGKGYEQLRVDGVLTPTDDWPRLKRFQEHDIDLPVRQLKVQAGNRETLRDALREAMEHGGGLARIAPVADAAPKKGRKKATAATRADEALYSTRRACPGCGTSFPELDPRLFSYNSRHGWCEGCFGTGQVLRDFDEEASGEEVSWVAEAAADDGEPDVCPSCDGQRLRREALSVRFRDHSIADLAGLSVGAASTFFNRLKLSGRDEDIARDVLTELRARLDFMQQVGLGYLALDRPAPTLSGGEAQRLRLASQLGSNLRGVCYILDEPTIGLHARDNAMLLDTLQQLQRKGNTVVVVEHDEDTIRAADHVIDLGPGAGSRGGELVAQGTPKQVAKAKRSVTGQLLANPLVHPLMARRPKAEQFLSIAGAHTNNLRDVSVDLPLQRLVCVSGVSGSGKSSLVRGVLYRNLTNLIAAAGRRKRKAPTLFGCESLDGTEHVDRVLEVDQTPIGKTPRSCPATYVGIFDYIRRLYADTAEARIRGYQPSRFSFNTRGGRCEACEGQGVRKVEMNFLPDVEVRCERCEGARFNSETLAVRYRERSIADVLAMSIDEAAPFFESHPKLFKTLTLLQDVGLGYLTLGQRSPTLSGGEAQRIKLVTELAKAPSIEQLELARAAPGGRSRRTLPRTLYVLDEPTVGLHMADVEKLIRVLHRLVDAGNTVIVIEHNLDVIAEADWVIDLGPEGGEGGGRIVARGTPEAVAARKRASLTGVALREFLSERGA, from the coding sequence ATGACCCAAGACGCCATCCTCGTTCGCGGCGCCCGTCAGAACAATCTGAAGGGTGTCGACATCGATCTGCCCCTGGGCCAGCTCATCGTCGTCACCGGCGTGAGCGGCTCGGGCAAGTCTTCGCTCGCCTTCGATACGGTGTACTCCGAAGGGCAACGGCGCTACGTCGAGACCTTCTCGCCCTACGCGCGCCAGTTCCTCGATCGCATGGACAAGCCGCGCGCCGAGCGCATCGAGGGCATCCCGCCGGCGATCGCCATCGATCAGACCAACCCCGTGCGGACCTCGCGCTCCACCGTGGGCACGATGACCGAGCTCAACGATCATCTGAAGCTCCTGTTCGCGCGCATGGCGAAGCTCTACTGCGAGGGCTGCGCCCGGCCCGTGCGCAAGGACGATCCCGTGCAGGCGGCGGGCGAGTTGATCGAGACCTATGCCGACGCGCGGGCGATCGTCGGATTCCACGTGCGTGTGCCGGAGAACTTCACCCAGGAAGAGGTGGAGGCCCTGCTCAAGGCCCAGGGCTACACGCGCTACGCGGCCGTCGGCGACGACCGTCTGGAGGTGATCCAGGATCGCCTTCGCCTGCGGGCCGACAACCGCGGTCGCCTGGTGGAGGCCCTGGAAGCGGCCCTGCGTCGGGGCAGCCGCCGCGCCTTCGTGCGCCTCCTGGACGACGACGGCGAGGCGGCGGACACCGCGCACTACTCGGACCAGTTCCACTGCGCCCACTGCGATCTCGACTACGAGACGCCCATCCCCAACACCTTCTCCTTCAACTCGCCGATCGGCGCCTGCGACAGCTGCCGCGGCTTCGGCCGCACGATGGGCATCGACTACACGCTGGTGATTCCCAACGAGTCGCTCTCCCTGGCCGAGGGCGCGATCAAGCCCTGGACCAGCAAGAGCTACCGCGAGTGCCAACGCGACCTCGCGAAGCACGCCAAGCGCGTGGGCCTCAACATGCGCACCCCCTGGCGCGATCTTACGGATGCCGAGCGCGAGTGGGTGATCGAGGGCGACGGCGACTGGGACGGCGGTCACTGGTACGGCGTGCGCCGCTTCTTCGATTGGCTCGAGGGCCGCGCCTACCGCATGCACGTGCGCGTGATGCTCTCGCGCTACCGCAGCTACGACACCTGCCAGAGCTGCGGCGGCGCGCGCCTCAAGCGCACGGCCCTGGCCTGGCGCCTGGGGACGCGCGAGCAGGCCGATGCGGTGCTGCCGCCCGCCGAGCGCTTCCAACCCGTCGATAGCGACGAGCTCGATCTGCCTCTCCTGCCGCGCGAGCAGCGCGAGCAGCTGCCGGGGCTCTGCGTGCACGACCTCATGCAGCTCAGCCTCGACGACCTCGGCGCCTTCTTCGAGGCCATGGCGGGCGAGGCCGACGACGCCATGGAGCTGCTCTACGAGGAGATCCGCTCGCGCCTGAAGTTCTTAGGCGACGTGGGGCTCGGCTACCTCAGCCTCGATCGCCAGTCGCGCACCCTGAGCGGCGGCGAAGTGCAGCGGATCAACCTGACGACGGCATTAGGTACGTCTCTGGTCAACGCTTTGTTCGTGCTCGACGAGCCGAGCATCGGCCTGCACGCGCGCGACGTCGATCGCCTGGTCCAGGTGCTGCACCGCCTGCGCGATGCCGGCAACACCTTGCTCGTGGTGGAGCACGATCCCGACGTAATCCGGGCTGCCGATCGCATCATCGACATCGGTCCCGGCCCTGGGGAGCGCGGTGGCACCGTCGTCTTCGAGGGCACGCCGACCCAGCTCCTGCGCTCGACCCGCAGCGCCACGGCCCCGCACCTGCGCGGCGAGCCACCGGACACCACGCCCTACGCGCCAGGGCTGCGTCGCGAGGATCTCGAGGACCTGCGCATCGTGGGCGCGGGCGAGCACAACCTGCGCGGCGTCGACGTGAGCCTGCCGCTCGGCCGCTTGGTGTGCGTGACGGGTGTGAGTGGGTCGGGCAAGTCGACCCTCATCCACGACGTGCTGTACCGCGCGCTGTCCAAGCACTTCGGTCGCGCCACGGAGCTGCCCGGCGCGCACGAGGCGATCGAGGGCGCGCAGCAGCTGCGTGATGTGGTGCTGGTGGACCAGTCGCCCATCGGCAAGACCACCCGCTCCAACCCGGCCAGCTACGTCGGCGCCCTCGACGGCATCCGCAAGCTCTTCGCCGCCACGCCCCTGGCCCAGGCCCGGGAGTACACGGCAGGTACCTTCAGCTTCAACGCTGGCGACGGTCGTTGCCCCGAGTGCGGCGGCAACGGCTTCGAGCACGTGGAGATGCAGTTCCTGAGCGACGTCTACCTGCGCTGCGCCACCTGCGACGGCAAGCGCTACCGCGAGGATGTGCTCGAGGTACGCTGGTCACGGGAGGACGACGACGACGATGCCTCCTGGAACATCGCTGACGTGCTCGAGCTCACCGCCGAAGACGCGCTCACCGTGTTCGCCGCCCAACCCGACGTGCAGCGCGCCCTGGCGCCGCTGGTCGACGTCGGTCTCGGCTACGTGCGCCTGGGCCAACCGGTACCCACCTTGAGCGGCGGTGAAGCGCAACGGCTCAAGTTGGCGGGCCACCTCGCCGAGGCGGCCAAGCGCCGCCGCTCACGCAAGCGAGTGGGTGATGGCCTCACCACCCTGTATCTCTTCGATGAGCCCACCACGGGCCTGCACTTCGAAGACGTGAGCGTGCTGTTGCGCGCCTTCGCTGCCCTCGTGGAGGACGGCGGGTCGCTGGTCGTGATCGAACACAATCTCGATGTGATCAACGCGGCCGATTGGTTGGTCGACCTGGGGCCCGAGGGCGGCAGCGCTGGCGGCGAGGTCGTGTTCGCCGGTACCCCGGCGGCCGTACGCAAGGCGCGTGACTCACACACAGGCACGTCTCTGCGCAACGCGGACGCGGCCCTGCGCGCCGCCGCCAAAGCCAAGCGCTCACCTGCCGCCGCCAGGAAAGCACCGGCGCGTGCCAAGCGCGCCCAGGCGATCGGTATCCGCAACGCCCGTGAGCACAATCTCAAGGGTGTGAACGTGGAAGTGCCGCGCGATCGATTCACAGTGATCACCGGCGTCAGCGGCAGCGGCAAGAGCACGGTCGCCTTCGATATCCTGTTCGGCGAGGGGCAGCGTCGCTACCTCGAGTCCTTGAACGCCTACGCACGCCAATTCGTGCAGCCCTCCACGCGGCCGGACGTGGACGCTATCCACGGCATCCCGCCCACCGTGGCGATCGAGCAGCGCACGAGCCGCGGCGGCTTCAAGAGCACGGTCGCCACCATGACCGAGCTCTACCACTTCCTGCGCCTGCTGTTCGTGAAGCTCGGCACCGCCCACTGCCCGGATTGTGGCCTTGCGATCGAGCCGCAAACCCTCGACGCGGTGCTCGGCCAGGTGCTGTCGCGCTACCGCAGCCAGGAGGTGAGCGTGCTTGCCCCGCTGGTGGTGGCGCGCAAGGGCTACTACACGGACCTGGCCAAGTGGGCGTCGGGTAAGGGTTACGAGCAGCTGCGCGTCGACGGCGTGCTGACGCCCACCGACGATTGGCCGCGCCTGAAGCGCTTCCAGGAGCACGACATCGATCTGCCCGTGCGCCAGCTCAAGGTGCAGGCCGGTAATCGTGAGACCCTGCGCGACGCCTTGCGCGAGGCGATGGAGCACGGCGGCGGTCTCGCCCGCATCGCGCCCGTGGCTGATGCCGCGCCCAAAAAAGGCAGAAAAAAGGCCACGGCTGCGACCCGAGCCGACGAGGCACTCTACTCCACCCGGCGCGCATGCCCCGGCTGCGGCACGAGCTTCCCGGAACTCGACCCGCGCCTGTTCTCCTACAACTCGCGCCATGGCTGGTGCGAGGGCTGCTTCGGCACCGGTCAGGTGCTGCGCGACTTCGACGAGGAGGCCAGCGGTGAAGAGGTCAGTTGGGTGGCGGAAGCGGCGGCCGACGACGGGGAACCCGACGTGTGCCCCAGCTGCGATGGTCAACGCCTGCGCCGCGAAGCGCTCAGTGTGCGCTTCCGCGACCATTCGATCGCCGACCTCGCGGGGCTCTCGGTCGGTGCGGCGAGCACCTTCTTCAATCGCCTGAAGCTGAGCGGCCGCGACGAGGATATCGCCCGCGACGTGCTCACCGAGCTGCGTGCGCGCCTCGACTTCATGCAGCAGGTGGGCCTCGGCTACCTGGCCCTCGATCGCCCCGCGCCCACCTTGAGCGGTGGCGAGGCGCAGCGCCTGCGCCTGGCGTCCCAGCTCGGCTCGAACCTGCGCGGCGTGTGCTACATCCTGGACGAACCCACCATCGGCCTGCACGCGCGCGACAACGCCATGCTCCTCGACACGCTCCAGCAACTCCAGCGCAAGGGCAACACGGTGGTGGTGGTGGAGCACGATGAGGACACGATCCGCGCTGCCGACCATGTGATCGACTTAGGGCCCGGCGCTGGCTCCCGGGGCGGTGAGCTCGTGGCCCAGGGCACGCCGAAGCAGGTGGCGAAGGCCAAGCGCTCGGTCACCGGGCAGCTGCTTGCCAACCCCCTGGTGCATCCGCTCATGGCGCGGCGACCCAAGGCGGAGCAGTTCCTCAGCATCGCCGGCGCGCACACGAACAACCTGCGCGATGTGAGCGTGGACCTGCCGCTCCAGCGCCTGGTGTGCGTGAGCGGCGTGAGCGGCAGCGGCAAGAGCAGCCTCGTCCGTGGCGTGCTCTACCGTAACCTGACGAATCTCATCGCTGCGGCGGGGCGTCGCAAGCGTAAGGCGCCGACGCTTTTCGGTTGCGAGTCTCTGGACGGGACGGAGCACGTCGATCGCGTGCTGGAGGTGGATCAGACACCGATCGGCAAGACCCCACGGTCCTGCCCGGCCACCTACGTCGGCATCTTCGACTACATCCGTCGCCTCTATGCGGACACGGCCGAGGCACGCATCCGCGGCTATCAGCCGAGCCGCTTCTCCTTCAACACGCGCGGCGGGCGCTGCGAGGCCTGTGAAGGGCAGGGCGTGCGCAAGGTGGAGATGAACTTCCTGCCGGACGTGGAAGTGCGCTGTGAGCGCTGCGAAGGCGCGCGCTTCAACAGCGAGACCCTCGCCGTGCGCTACCGTGAGCGCAGTATCGCCGACGTGTTGGCGATGAGCATCGATGAGGCGGCGCCCTTCTTCGAGTCCCATCCGAAGCTGTTCAAGACCCTGACCCTGCTGCAGGACGTGGGCTTGGGTTACCTCACCCTCGGCCAACGCAGCCCCACCCTGAGCGGCGGCGAAGCACAGCGGATCAAGCTGGTGACGGAGCTGGCGAAGGCGCCGAGCATCGAGCAGCTCGAGCTCGCCCGCGCCGCGCCGGGCGGGCGCTCACGTCGCACCCTGCCGCGCACGCTCTACGTGCTCGACGAGCCTACCGTGGGCCTGCACATGGCCGATGTGGAGAAGCTGATCCGCGTGCTCCACCGCCTGGTGGATGCGGGCAACACGGTGATCGTGATCGAGCACAACCTGGACGTGATCGCCGAGGCGGACTGGGTGATCGACCTCGGCCCCGAGGGCGGGGAAGGGGGCGGGCGCATCGTGGCCCGGGGCACGCCGGAGGCGGTGGCGGCCCGTAAGCGGGCGTCGCTCACAGGGGTGGCCCTGCGTGAGTTCCTGAGCGAGCGAGGCGCGTGA